In Vanessa atalanta chromosome 3, ilVanAtal1.2, whole genome shotgun sequence, one genomic interval encodes:
- the LOC125077065 gene encoding visual pigment-like receptor peropsin encodes MQTLFDYNEDECPWYYFDSSYKTLLGACLIVFGVFGVLLNAWLYATFIHSHLVIFKSHVLVLNLCTASLGRNLLGFPFAGPSAIAKRWLFGPACCQLFAFMNQFFGVFQMIALFAIVLERYLLARYYRRERSVYFRYYWTLIGVCWMMAVIFAAPPLFGYGMYSCDATGTVCALLWPSLNSGARQLGFSVPYVIVCGIMPTVGIFFFMGKAIRLERIYYRSEQQRDEKRLTKCIHILCITTLALWIPAAVLAGWQWLPLLLYGYRPHVPQVLALFAPIAAEAATSVPVLCYLTGDERLRAALLGRMRKHYALLHPERAKRYRRSIY; translated from the exons ATGCAAACATTGTTTGATTACAACGAGGACGAATGTCCCTGGTATTACTTTGATAGTTCATACAAAACCCTTTTGGGAGCTTGTCTCATCGTTTTTG GTGTATTTGGGGTGCTGCTTAACGCTTGGCTTTATGCCACGTTCATCCACAGTCACCTGGTCATATTTAAAAGTCATGTTCTGGTTCTTAATCTCTGCACGGCTTCACTGGGAAGAAATTTACTTGGGTTTCCATTCGCAGGACCATCGGCAATAGCAAAGAG ATGGCTGTTTGGTCCAGCATGTTGCCAACTATTCGCTTTTATGAATCAATTTTTTGGTGTCTTTCAAATGATTGCTTTATTTGCAATAGTACTGGAAAGATATTTGCTAGCGAGATATTACAGGCGAG aAAGAAGTGTTTACTTTAGATACTACTGGACATTAATCGGTGTATGTTGGATGATGGCAGTGATTTTTGCCGCTCCTCCTTTATTTGGTTATGGAATGTATTCCTGTGACGCAACTGGTACAGTGTGTGCTCTATTATGGCCATCACTTAATTCTGGTGCAAGGCAATTGGGTTTTAGTGTGCCTTATGTCATCGTATGTGGAATAATGCCAACTGTTGGAAT ATTTTTCTTTATGGGGAAAGCTATTCGATTGGAAAGAATATATTACAGGAGCGAGCAACAAAGGGACGAGAAAAGATTAACGAAG tgTATTCATATTCTGTGTATAACTACGTTGGCGCTATGGATACCAGCAGCAGTACTGGCGGGATGGCAGTGGCTGCCGCTATTGCTGTACGGTTACCGACCACATGTACCACAAGTGCTTGCCCTATTTGCACCAATAGCAGCTGAG gcAGCGACTAGTGTTCCTGTGTTATGTTATTTAACAGGAGATGAGAGACTTCGAGCGGCTTTACTGGGTCGGATGAGGAAACACTACGCCCTGTTACATCCGGAGCGCGCCAAACGATATCGAAGAAGCATATATTAA
- the LOC125076830 gene encoding monocarboxylate transporter 12 encodes MSHGGVKSAKNGSSSQAVETSREGSESLPPPPDGGWGWMVVFASFMIHIVTDGMTYSFGVFYAEFLTYFNEGKGKTAWIVSILVGVTLSSGPISSSFVNRWGCRSVTVAGALLSAACVTLSAFANNVTTLIFTVGIGAGVGFGLIYLPAIVSVTVWFERYRSLATGIAVCGSGLGTFLFAPITSALISNYGWRGAMALIGAFILNCIPLGLLFRPVPERPRTPVTEPMLPKINKSPLKRSQSTEQVARANGKLEDDVARLTLSQPALNKPHEQKHHSHSRHGSGIMQRPDVLYQGSMTSLAKFRGASPDRVQISIKKEEREQRCGWLPCSQESKAALAEMLDISLLVDPVFILFSLSNFLTSIGFYIPYVYTVPMSEKLGVENPAYLISIIGASNLVGRIILGYISDKPWVNRLLAYNLCLTIAGISTAMAMACWEFWGLALYATTFGFTIGAYVGLTSVVLVDLLGIERLTNAFGLLLLFQGIASLIGPPFAGWLYDTLESYAPGFYVAGGTISVSGLILFFIPMLEKRVANRDTMLEQI; translated from the exons CCGATGGCATGACCTATTCGTTCGGAGTATTCTATGCTGAGTTCCTGACCTACTTCAATGAGGGCAAAGGCAAAACTGCGTGGATCGTTTCTATCCTTGTCGGGGTCACACTAAGTTCAg GTCCAATCTCAAGTTCGTTCGTTAATCGTTGGGGATGTCGTTCAGTGACGGTAGCAGGTGCGCTACTATCTGCCGCATGCGTGACGTTGTCCGCTTTTGCAAACAACGTGACAACCCTCATTTTCACGGTCGGCATCGGAGCTGGTGTCGGATTTGGCCTCATCTATTTACCTGCTATTGTTAGTGTGACTGTGTGGTTTGAACGTTACAGAAGTCTTGCTACAG GTATAGCGGTATGCGGATCTGGTTTGGGAACATTCTTGTTTGCACCTATAACATCAGCGCTTATTTCAAATTATGGGTGGCGAGGGGCGATGGCACTTATTGGAGCCTTTATACTTAACTGTATTCCATTGGGACTATTGTTCCGACCAGTACCTGAGCGTCCAAGAACACCTGTTACTGAACCAATGTTGcctaagataaataaatcaccCCTAAAAAGATCACAGAGTACAGAACAAGTCGCTCGGGCAAATGGAAAACTTGAAGATGATGTCGCAAGACTAACACTCTCCCAACCTGCTCTAAACAAACCGCACGAACAAAAGCACCATTCCCATTCGCGACACGGTAGTGGTATTATGCAACGACCAGATGTACTGTATCAAGGAAGTATGACTAGTCTAGCTAAATTCAGAGGAGCATCACCAGACAGagttcaaatttcaataaaaaaagaggAACGTGAACAGAGATGTGGATGGTTACCGTGTTCTCAGGAATCAAAAGCAGCTCTAGCAGAAATGCTTGATATCTCTCTTCTTGTCGAtcctgtatttattttattctcgcTATCAAATTTTTTGACTAGTATAGGTTTTTATATACCATACGTGTATACAGTGCCTATGAGTGAAAAACTAGGAGTGGAGAACCCAGCAtacttaatttcaataattgggGCATCCAACTTAGTCGGTCGGATTATTTTAGGGTACATTAGTGACAAACCTTGGGTTAACCGTTTGTTAGCTTATAACTTATGCCTTACTATTGCCGGAATAA GTACTGCAATGGCAATGGCCTGCTGGGAATTTTGGGGACTCGCACTTTATGCAACAACGTTTGGTTTTACTATTGGTGCTTACGTCGGTTTAACTTCTGTTGTATTAGTTGATCTTCTTGGTATAGAGAGGTTAACAAATGCGTTTGGTCTCCTCTTACTATTCCAAGGAATCGCCTCACTAATTGGACCACCTTTTGCAG gttGGCTGTATGACACGCTGGAATCATACGCGCCAGGATTCTACGTAGCTGGCGGTACGATATCCGTTAGCGGTCTCATCCTTTTCTTTATACCAATGTTAGAGAAACGAGTCGCTAATCGGGATACGATGTTAGAGCAAATTTAG
- the LOC125076831 gene encoding rhodopsin-like, producing MYCGTSSTLSISQNISKRLKMVAQNCMWSDLFDDQSRANLEGGYVATGIISSLLGIWLNLALLLTNLRSDLSYRNLAFFTVIACLRRAISVVTHLPLFNYSESLKYETQDISCDISGFWDSFWSVYEVECLTHVCIERYVIAKYTTRGWQIQKNHYILYQGLCLFFASLYSLPPLFGVGQFGYDFSCQSCVLDMVLPATWQRYVVLAIFLLRSVKSTGFMLTMLIWATNLEAKYDESEKLMKEIRFTKSVIVITIVNLLCWMPIAAIRGWVVLSSLLSDGAPFQLSVSAIQWAVWIHWAAPAFTTIAMFLVDAKTHQKMIQIFKGGDKTDKLAKDE from the exons ATGTATTGTGGCACTTCATCGACGCTGTCGATATCACAGAACATCAGTAAACGGCTTAAGATGGTTGCTCAGAATTGTATGTGGAGTGATTTATTCGACGATCAATCACGGGCTAATTTGGAAGGGGGATACGTAGCGACAG ggATAATTTCATCTCTTCTTGGTATCTGGCTGAATCTTGCTTTGTTATTGACTAATCTAAGATCAGACTTGAGCTACCGTAATCTGGCCTTTTTTACGGTTATCGCCTGTTTAAGACGAGCTATCTCCGTAGTCACCCACCTCCCACTTTTTAATTACTCAGAGAG tTTGAAATATGAAACTCAAGACATATCCTGTGATATTTCTGGCTTTTGGGATTCATTTTGGTCTGTGTACGAAGTTGAATGTTTGACACACGTGTGCATTGAACGATATGTTATAGCTAAGTATACTACTAGAG GATGGCAGATTCAAAAAAACCACTACATTTTGTATCAAGGATTATGTCTGTTTTTTGCTAGTTTATATTCATTACCGCCTTTATTTGGAGTCGGTCAATTCGGATATGATTTTTCATGCCAATCTTGTGTCTTGGATATGGTTTTACCGGCGACGTGGCAGAGATATGTTGTCCTTGCAATATTTTTGCTTCGCAGTGTAAAATCAACAGGCTTTAT GTTAACAATGCTGATTTGGGCAACAAATTTAGAAGCGAAATATGATGAATCggaaaaattaatgaaagaaataCGATTTActaag AGTGTAATTGTTATAACTATCGTGAACCTGCTTTGTTGGATGCCAATAGCTGCTATACGAGGTTGGGTTGTGCTTTCGAGTCTGCTTTCTGATGGTGCTCCATTTCAGCTCTCGGTCTCAGCAATACAGTGGGCGGTATGGATTCATTGG gcgGCGCCTGCGTTTACTACAATAGCAATGTTTCTTGTCGACGCTAAAACTCATCAGAAAATGATTCAGATTTTTAAAGGTGGCGATAAAACTGATAAGCTTGCTAAGGACGAGTAG